The genomic segment CGCGTACGAGATGAGCGACCGCGGACTGAGCTGGCTGGGTCCTCTCGTATTCGGACTCGCGTACCAATTGACCGGCAGTTATCGCGACGCGATCATGTCGTTGGTGATCTTCTTCGTGCTCGGTTCCGTGCTGTTGGCGAGGGTTCCCGTGCGCCGGGCGGTCGCGGCGGCCGGAAATCCCGTACCGGACCGGATTTAGACGTTGAAGTGAAAGGCCGGTAGTGTACGCCTTTGGCCTGCCCGGAGGACCGTTACTGCGAGCAGAAGAAGCCGAAATCGTTGGGTGACAACTTCTGTCAGATGTGACAAACCGGGTGAGGGCGGGTACCCCAACCGATGAATAAGCAGCGGCACGACGGGCGACGCATGACCCGCAACGGGAATCTTTACCGCCGACCGGACGTTGACCGGATGACGACGACAGCGACACCTGTCCTGTGGGCGACAAGCCCGGGAGGCACGATTCATGAGTGAGCGAGCTCTCCGCGGCACGCGACTCGTGGTTACCAGCTACGAGACGGACCGCGGTATCGATCTGGCCCCGCGCCAGGCGGTGGAGTACGCATGCCAGAACGGCCATCGATTTGAGATGCCGTTCTCGGTTGAGGCCGAGATTCCGCCGGAGTGGGAGTGCAAGGCGTGTGGCGCCCAGGCACTCCTGGTGGACGGGGATGGCCCCGAGGAGAAGAAGGGCAAGCCCGCGCGAACGCACTGGGACATGCTCATGGAGCGGCGTACCCGCGAGGAGCTGGAGGAGGTGCTGGCCGAGAGGCTGGCGGTTCTGCGCTCCGGAGCCATGAACATCGCGGTGCATCCGCGGGACAGCAGAAAATCCGCCTGACCGCGCGACACGCACGACAGCACAAGAGCCGCGGGCCGTGCCACACCTGGTGTGTGGCACGGCCCGCGGCTCGTTTCGGCGTGCGCGCGGCCCAGCGGCCTTCGGCCGGCTCTCCCGTGCGCCCCTGCGCCTCCGCGGCGTGCGAGGAGCGGCGCGGCGAGGACCGAGGCCGAAGGGCGGGATCAGGGATTCAGCGGCGGGCGGGAACCGTCCTCGCGGCCGGACCGGTCCTGGCCGCCGGGGCCGCCCTGGTCCTCGTCCGGGCGGATGACCTCGCCCTGGACGACCTTTCCGTCCGGTCGGCGCGTCCTGGCCTGCTGGAAGGCGTCCGACAGGTGGCCGGGGGCCACGACCCGTATCCGCCGCTCCAGCGCCCGCTCCGCGTACCGGCCGAGGGCCGAGCGGACCGGCGGGAGCAGCAGCGACAGGCCGAGTACGTCGGAGATCACTCCGGGGATCATCAGCAGCAGGCCGCCCAGCATCAGGAAGCCGTTGCCCTTGCCGCTCGTCGGAGCGTCGGTGGGCCCGGCGGTCGCGCCGGGCCGCCCGGGCACCTGCTGAAGCGTCTGCGTGAGATTGCGGAAGGCCCGTCGCCCGGCCCGTTTGATCACGGCGGCCCCGAGCGCGGCCGATGCCAGCAGGAGCAGCAGCACGGCGAGCCCGCCCGCCGCGTCGGCCACGACGATCAGCAGCCAGATCTCCAGCACCACCCAGGCCGCGACGGCCAGGGGGACGAGGTTCCGGGCGCGGGAACGTCGGGGAGCGGTCGGGGGCTGTGTGCCGGTAGTCATGTGTCCAGTGTGCCCGCCCGGCCGTCCGAGCGGCGTAACGACCTCCTCCGCGCGATGGGGGGTGGATCAGCGGGCGGCGTTCCGCGACGTCGATCGCGGGGCGGGACGAGGGCATCGACGCGAAGGCCGCCGACCGGCGACGCCGCCGCGGGCGCAGTCACGGGGCGGGGAGCCCGCTCCCTGCCACGGGGAGGTCGTAAGGGAGGCGTTCGGACGGGCGAGGACCGGCCGGTCAGGAGGGTTTGCGGCCGAGAATGCGGCTCGTCCGGGTGCCGACGCCCCAGGCCGTGACCCGCCACAGCGCCTCGACCAGGATGTCGCGGCTCATCTTGGAGTCACCGATCTCGCGGTCCACGAAGGTGATGGGGACCTCGACGACGTGGTAGCCGGCGTCGACCGCGCGCCGGGCCAGGTCGACCTGGAAGCAGTAGCCCTGGGAGGCGACCTCGTCGAGGCCGAGTCCTCGCAGGGTCTCGGCGCGGAAGGCCCGGTAACCGCCGGTGACGTCACGGATCGACACGCCCAGCAGCAGCCGGGAGTACGTGCTGCCGCCACGGGAGATCATCTCGCGGGACTTGGGCCAGTTGACCACGCGGCCGCCGGGCACCCACCGGGAGCCGAGCACGAGGTCGGCGCCCTTCAGCGCGGTGAGCAGTCTGGGTAGTTCCTCGGGCTGGTGGGAGCCGTCGG from the Streptomyces sp. AM 4-1-1 genome contains:
- a CDS encoding RNA polymerase-binding protein RbpA, with the translated sequence MSERALRGTRLVVTSYETDRGIDLAPRQAVEYACQNGHRFEMPFSVEAEIPPEWECKACGAQALLVDGDGPEEKKGKPARTHWDMLMERRTREELEEVLAERLAVLRSGAMNIAVHPRDSRKSA
- the fxsA gene encoding FxsA family membrane protein; the encoded protein is MTTGTQPPTAPRRSRARNLVPLAVAAWVVLEIWLLIVVADAAGGLAVLLLLLASAALGAAVIKRAGRRAFRNLTQTLQQVPGRPGATAGPTDAPTSGKGNGFLMLGGLLLMIPGVISDVLGLSLLLPPVRSALGRYAERALERRIRVVAPGHLSDAFQQARTRRPDGKVVQGEVIRPDEDQGGPGGQDRSGREDGSRPPLNP
- a CDS encoding polyprenol monophosphomannose synthase, producing MNDGGQRQYGPLGTTLVIIPTYDEAENIGRIVGRVRAAVPEADILVADDNSPDGTGKIADELAAADSQVHVLHRKGKEGLGAAYLAGFGWGIEHGYGVLVEMDADGSHQPEELPRLLTALKGADLVLGSRWVPGGRVVNWPKSREMISRGGSTYSRLLLGVSIRDVTGGYRAFRAETLRGLGLDEVASQGYCFQVDLARRAVDAGYHVVEVPITFVDREIGDSKMSRDILVEALWRVTAWGVGTRTSRILGRKPS